A window of the Lolium perenne isolate Kyuss_39 chromosome 7, Kyuss_2.0, whole genome shotgun sequence genome harbors these coding sequences:
- the LOC127318551 gene encoding putative lipase ROG1 isoform X2 — protein sequence MASWGGGSDADDWKFAAQQFVRRMPHKVIVHRSQCNSATQTFDGVDLMGERLANEVLSVVEQRRGVKKISIVAHSLGGLVARYAIGRLYERNISIKSPVGNSRNEGERLEGLIAGLEPMNFITFASPHLGSSGNKQLPFLCGLPFLERRASETAHLLVGRTGKHLFLTDSDDGRRPLLLQMVDDCDDIKFRSGLRSFKRRVAYANANFDHMVGWRTSSIRRQHELPKHRLLVRDEKYPHIVHVDRGITNSNETEVNANLYDPEEEMIRGLTQVPWERVDVSFQKSGQRLVAHNTIQVKSYWLNSDGADVINHMMDNFLA from the exons GGAGTCAATGCAACTCTGCTACACAGACATTTGACGGAGTCGACTTGATGGGGGAAAGGTTAGCGAACGAG GTTCTATCAGTTGTCGAGCAAAGAAGAGGCGTGAAGAAGATCTCAATCGTGGCACACTCTCTAGGCGGTCTTGTTGCCAGATACGCTATTGGAAGGCTTTATGAACGCAATATCAGCATTAAATCTCCTGTTGGGAACAGCCGAAATGAAGGTGAACGATTAGAGGGTCTCATTGCCGGCTTAGAACCTATGAATTTTATAACCTTCGCATCACCACATCTGGGTTCAAGTGGAAACAAACAG CTCCCTTTTCTATGTGGCTTGCCTTTCCTGGAGAGAAGAGCGTCAGAAACTGCACATTTGCTTGTTGGAAGAACTGGAAAGCATTTATTCCTTACAGACAGTGATGATGGAAGGCGACCACTTCTTCTTCAAATGGTTGATGACTGTGATGACATAAAATTCAG ATCAGGATTGCGCTCTTTCAAACGACGTGTGGCATATGCGAATGCGAATTTTGACC ATATGGTGGGGTGGAGAACATCATCAATCCGGCGTCAACACGAGTTGCCAAAA CACCGACTTCTTGTTCGTGATGAGAAGTATCCACATATTGTTCATGTTGATAGAGGAATTACAAACAGTAATGAAACCGAAGTCAATGCTAATCTCTATGACCCGGAAG AGGAGATGATAAGAGGCCTGACACAAGTACCGTGGGAACGTGTTGATGTGAGCTTCCAGAAAAGTGGTCAAAGATTGGTTGCTCATAACACCATACAG GTGAAGAGCTATTGGCTTAACTCAGACGGAGCTGACGTTATCAACCATATGATGGATAATTTTCTTGCCTAG